In the Danio rerio strain Tuebingen ecotype United States chromosome 8, GRCz12tu, whole genome shotgun sequence genome, one interval contains:
- the ift122 gene encoding intraflagellar transport protein 122 homolog isoform X4 produces the protein MPARAAPHRALPLHLSIYDLAFRPDGSQLIVAAGNRVLVYDTADGTLIQPLKGHKDTVYCVAYAKDGKRFASGSADKSIIIWTSKLEGILKYTHNDSIQCVSYNPVTHQLASCSSGDFGLWSPEQKSVSKHKVSSKITCCGWTNDGQYLALGMMNGVVSIRNKNGEEKVKIERPGGSSSPVWSIAWNPSKDEHNDILAVADWGQKLSFYQLSGKQIGKDRSLTFDPCCVSFFSKGEYMVLCGSDRQAALYTRDGVRLGSIAEQNAWVWTCRVKPDSNYVVVGCQDGTIAFFQLIFSTVHGLYKDRYAYRDSMTDVIVQHLITEQKVRIKCRELVKKIAIYRSRLAIQLPEKILIYELLSDDSADMHYRVKEKICRRFECNLLVVCSQHIILCQEKRLQCLSFTALRQREWLMESLIRYIKVIGGPAGREGLLVGLKNGAILKIFVDNPFPITLLKQNTSVRCLDMSSSRSRLAVVDEHNTCLVYDIHTRELLFQEPNANSVAWNTQCEDMLCFSGGGFLNIKACSFPVHQQKLQGFVVGYNGSRIFCLHVYSMAAVEVPQSAPMYQYLERRMFQQAYNIACLGVTDSDWRDLATEALEGLDFHTAKKAFIRIRDLRYLELISSIEERKKRGETDNQLFLADVFAYQGKFHEAAKLYRRSGQDGRALSMYTDLRMFDYAKDFLGSADPKDTKLLMKKQADWAKNSREPRAAAEMYLSAGEHLKAIQIIGEHGWVDMLIDVGRRLDKAERAALSRCAVFLQQLQQHGYAAELYSKMGDLRALLQLHVHATHWDEAFSLVEKHPQFRDDVYVPYAQWLAEHDRFEEAQRAFHKAGRQAEAVRVLEQLTHNAVVESRFSDASYYYWMLSMQCLDIAREDSEQKQEMLKKFHSFQHLAELYHVYHSVHRYMSEPFSSNMPEILFNISRFLFHNLSTHTPMGISKVDTLYALAKQSKLLGAYKVSRHAFEKLQSLKIPARYQDSVELSSLTVRSKPYRDNEDLIPMCYRCSTNNPLLNNQGNSCINCRQPFIFSASSYEVLPLVEFYLDQGISDEEAVSLIDLEVPRVEKNKSWQEMSSGESQCLKLEDGPDDPEDDPFTAKLSFEGGSVFVPVRVSRAVLRSMSRRDVLIKRWPAPLSWQYYRSLLPDVSITMCPSCFQMFHSEDYELLVLQHSCCPFCRRPIDESC, from the exons ATGCCCGCCCGCGCCGCGCCACACCGCGCTCTCCCGCTCCATCTCAG catttATGATCTAGCCTTCAGACCCGACGGCTCTCAGCTCATCGTCGCTGCTGGAAACAGAGTTCTG gtgtATGACACTGCTGATGGGACACTCATCCAGCCACTGAAGGGCCACAAAGACACTGTGTACTGTGTCGCTTACGCCAAAgatg GGAAGCGCTTCGCCTCTGGTTCCGCAGATAAGAGCATCATCATCTGGACCTCAAAGCTGGAGGGAATCCTCAAATACAC gcaCAATGATTCGATCCAGTGCGTCAGCTACAACCCCGTCACACACCAGCTGGCCTCCTGCTCCTCTGGAGACTTTG GGCTGTGGTCTCCGGAGCAGAAGTCTGTGTCCAAACACAAAGTGAGCAGTAAGATCACCTGCTGTGG GTGGACGAATGACGGTCAGTATCTGGCTCTGGGCATGATGAACGGGGTGGTCAGCATCAGGAACAAGAACGGAGAGGAGAAAGTGAAGATCGAGCGTCCGGGAGGCTCTTCATCACCCGTCTGGTCCATCGCCTGGAACCCCTCCAA ggatGAGCACAATGATATCCTGGCGGTTGCAGACTGGGGACAGAAGCTCTCCTTCTACCAGCTGAGTGGGAAACAG ATTGGGAAGGACCGGTCGCTGACCTTTGACCCCTGCTGCGTCAGCTTCTTCTCTAAGGGTGAGTATATGGTGCTGTGCGGCTCCGACAGGCAGGCGGCGCTCTACACTCGAGACGGGGTCCGACTGGGCAGCATCGCGGAGCAGAACGCCTGGGTCTGGACCTGCCGGGTCAAGCCCGACTCCAACTATGTG GTGGTGGGCTGTCAGGACGGCACCATCGCCTTCTTCCAGCTGATCTTCAGCACGGTGCACGGCCTCTATAAGGACCGCTACGCCTACAGGGACAGCATGACGGACGTCATCGTGCAGCACCTCATCACGGAGCAGAAAG TGCGCATCAAGTGTCGTGAGCTTGTGAAGAAGATCGCCATCTACCGCAGCCGACTGGCCATCCAGCTGCCCGAGAAGATCCTGATCTACGAGCTGCTCTCCGACGACTCCGCAGACATGCACTACCGAGTGAAGGAGAAGATCTGCAGACGCTTCGAGTGCAACCTGCTGGTGGTGTGTTCACAACACATCATCCTGTGTCAG gagaaGCGTCTGCAGTGTCTGTCCTTCACTGCGCTCCGGCAGAGGGAGTGGCTGATGGAGTCTCTGATCCGCTACATCAAGGTGATCGGCGGCCCGGCGGGGCGAGAGGGGCTGCTGGTGGGCCTGAAGAACGGAGCG atcctGAAGATCTTCGTGGATAACCCGTTCCCCATCACACTGCTGAAGCAGAACACATCTGTGCGCTGTCTGGACATGAGCTCCAGCCGCAGCCGCCTGGCAGTGGTGGACGAACACAACACCTGCCTGGTGTACGACATACACACCAGAGAGCTGCTGTtccag GAGCCCAATGCTAACAGTGTGGCGTGGAACACTCAGTGTGAGGATATGCTGTGTTTCTCCGGCGGGGGCTTCCTCAACATCAAGGCCTGCAGTTTCCCGGTGCACCAGCAGAAGCTGCAGGGGTTCGTGGTGGGCTACAACGGCTCCAGGATCTTCTGTCTGCACGTGTACTCCATGGCTGCAGTGGAGGTCccgcag tcagcCCCCATGTACCAGTATCTGGAGCGCCGGATGTTCCAGCAGGCCTACAACATCGCCTGTCTGGGTGTGACGGACAGCGACTGGAGGGATCTGGCAACCGAAGCTCTGGAGGGACTGGACTTCCACACCGCCAagaag GCCTTCATCAGGATTCGAGACCTGCGCTATCTGGAGCTCATCAGCAGCATTGAG gagaggAAGAAGCGTGGGGAGACTGATAACCAGCTCTTCCTGGCAGACGTGTTTGCGTATCAGGGAAAGTTCCACGAGGCCGCTAAGCTGTACCGGCGGAGCGGGCAGGACGGCCGGGCGCTCAGCATGTACACAGACCTGCGCATGTTCGACTACGCCAag gatttCCTGGGCTCAGCGGACCCTAAAGACACGAAGCTGCTGATGAAGAAGCAGGCGGACTGGGCGAAGAACAGCAGAGAGCCGAGAGCGGCGGCGGAGATGTACCTGAGTGCAGGAGAACACCTGAAGGCCATCCAGATCATCGGGGAACACGGCTGGGTGGAcat gctgaTAGACGTGGGCCGGCGGCTGGATAAGGCGGAGCGTGCGGCTCTGTCCCGCTGTGCAGTGTTCCTCCAGCAGCTCCAGCAGCACGGATACGCTGCAGAACTCTACAGCAAGATGGGGGACCTGCGCGCGCTGCTGCAGCTGCATGTGCACGCCACACACTGGGAcgag GCCTTCTCTTTAGTGGAGAAACACCCGCAGTTCAGAGATGATGTGTATGTGCCGTACGCTCAGTGGCTGGCGGAACACGACCGCTTCGAGGAGGCGCAgagag cGTTCCACAAAGCGGGCCGGCAGGCGGAGGCGGTGCGTGTGCTGGAGCAGCTTACCCATAATGCAGTGGTGGAGAGCCGCTTCAGCGACGCCTCGTACTACTACTGGATGCTGTCAATGCAGTGCCTGGACATCgccagag AGGACAGTGAGCAAAAGCAGGAGATGCTGAAGAAGTTCCACAGTTTCCAGCATCTGGCGGAGCTTTACCACGTCTATCACTCTGTCCACCGCTAcatg TCTGAGCCGTTCAGCTCCAACATGCCAGAGATCCTGTTCAACATCTCCCGCTTCCTGTTCCACAacctcagcacacacacacccatgggCATCTCCAAAGT AGATACACTCTACGCTCTGGCCAAGCAGAGTAAGCTCCTGGGGGCGTATAAAGTGTCTCGACACGCCTTCGAGAAACTGCAGAGTCTGAAGATCCCGGCCAGATACCAGGACAGTGTGGAGCTCAGCAGCCTGACGGTCCGCTCCAAACCCTACCGCGACaacgag gatctGATCCCGATGTGTTACCGCTGCTCCACCAATAACCCACTGCTCAACAATCAGGGAAACTCCTGCATCAACTGCAGACAGCCCTTCATCTTCTCTGCCTCCTCATACG aggtGCTCCCCCTGGTGGAGTTTTATCTGGATCAGGGCATCAGTGATGAGGAGGCCGTGTCTCTGATTGATCTGGAAGTTCCTCGTGTGGAGAAAAACAAGAGCTGGCAGGAGATGAGCAGCGgcg agtCTCAGTGTCTGAAGCTGGAGGACGGGCCTGATGACCCAGAGGACGACCCATTCACTGCCAAACTCAGCTTTgag ggGGGCAGTGTGTTTGTGCCGGTGCGGGTCAGTCGTGCAGTGCTGCGCTCTATGTCCAGACGGGATGTGCTGATCAAGCGTTGGCCCGCTCCGCTCAGCTGGCAGTACTACCGCTCACTCCTGCCCGACGTCAGCATCACCATGTGCCCATCCTGCTTCCAG aTGTTCCACAGTGAGGACTATGAGCTGTTGGTTCTTCAGCACAGCTGCTGCCCGTTCTGCCGCAGACCCATCGACGAGTCCTGCTAA
- the ift122 gene encoding intraflagellar transport protein 122 homolog (The RefSeq protein has 1 substitution compared to this genomic sequence), giving the protein MRAVPTWIDKVHDRDKVEQCIYDLAFRPDGSQLIVAAGNRVLVYDTADGTLIQPLKGHKDTVYCVAYAKDGKRFASGSADKSIIIWTSKLEGILKYTHNDSIQCVSYNPVTHQLASCSSGDFGLWSPEQKSVSKHKVSSKITCCGWTNDGQYLALGMMNGVVSIRNKNGEEKVKIERPGGSSSPVWSIAWNPSKDEHNDILAVADWGQKLSFYQLSGKQIGKDRSLTFDPCCVSFFSKGEYMVLCGSDRQAALYTRDGVRLGSIAEQNAWVWTCRVKPDSNYVVVGCQDGTIAFFQLIFSTVHGLYKDRYAYRDSMTDVIVQHLITEQKVRIKCRELVKKIAIYRSRLAIQLPEKILIYELLSDDSADMHYRVKEKICRRFECNLLVVCSQHIILCQEKRLQCLSFTALRQREWLMESLIRYIKVIGGPAGREGLLVGLKNGAILKIFVDNPFPITLLKQNTSVRCLDMSSNRSRLAVVDEHNTCLVYDIHTRELLFQEPNANSVAWNTQCEDMLCFSGGGFLNIKACSFPVHQQKLQGFVVGYNGSRIFCLHVYSMAAVEVPQSAPMYQYLERRMFQQAYNIACLGVTDSDWRDLATEALEGLDFHTAKKAFIRIRDLRYLELISSIEERKKRGETDNQLFLADVFAYQGKFHEAAKLYRRSGQDGRALSMYTDLRMFDYAKDFLGSADPKDTKLLMKKQADWAKNSREPRAAAEMYLSAGEHLKAIQIIGEHGWVDMLIDVGRRLDKAERAALSRCAVFLQQLQQHGYAAELYSKMGDLRALLQLHVHATHWDEAFSLVEKHPQFRDDVYVPYAQWLAEHDRFEEAQRAFHKAGRQAEAVRVLEQLTHNAVVESRFSDASYYYWMLSMQCLDIAREDSEQKQEMLKKFHSFQHLAELYHVYHSVHRYMSEPFSSNMPEILFNISRFLFHNLSTHTPMGISKVDTLYALAKQSKLLGAYKVSRHAFEKLQSLKIPARYQDSVELSSLTVRSKPYRDNEDLIPMCYRCSTNNPLLNNQGNSCINCRQPFIFSASSYEVLPLVEFYLDQGISDEEAVSLIDLEVPRVEKNKSWQEMSSGESQCLKLEDGPDDPEDDPFTAKLSFEQGGSVFVPVRVSRAVLRSMSRRDVLIKRWPAPLSWQYYRSLLPDVSITMCPSCFQMFHSEDYELLVLQHSCCPFCRRPIDESC; this is encoded by the exons ATGAGGGCCGTTCCCACATGGATAGATAAGGTCCACGACCGGGACAAGGTGGAGCAGTG catttATGATCTAGCCTTCAGACCCGACGGCTCTCAGCTCATCGTCGCTGCTGGAAACAGAGTTCTG gtgtATGACACTGCTGATGGGACACTCATCCAGCCACTGAAGGGCCACAAAGACACTGTGTACTGTGTCGCTTACGCCAAAgatg GGAAGCGCTTCGCCTCTGGTTCCGCAGATAAGAGCATCATCATCTGGACCTCAAAGCTGGAGGGAATCCTCAAATACAC gcaCAATGATTCGATCCAGTGCGTCAGCTACAACCCCGTCACACACCAGCTGGCCTCCTGCTCCTCTGGAGACTTTG GGCTGTGGTCTCCGGAGCAGAAGTCTGTGTCCAAACACAAAGTGAGCAGTAAGATCACCTGCTGTGG GTGGACGAATGACGGTCAGTATCTGGCTCTGGGCATGATGAACGGGGTGGTCAGCATCAGGAACAAGAACGGAGAGGAGAAAGTGAAGATCGAGCGTCCGGGAGGCTCTTCATCACCCGTCTGGTCCATCGCCTGGAACCCCTCCAA ggatGAGCACAATGATATCCTGGCGGTTGCAGACTGGGGACAGAAGCTCTCCTTCTACCAGCTGAGTGGGAAACAG ATTGGGAAGGACCGGTCGCTGACCTTTGACCCCTGCTGCGTCAGCTTCTTCTCTAAGGGTGAGTATATGGTGCTGTGCGGCTCCGACAGGCAGGCGGCGCTCTACACTCGAGACGGGGTCCGACTGGGCAGCATCGCGGAGCAGAACGCCTGGGTCTGGACCTGCCGGGTCAAGCCCGACTCCAACTATGTG GTGGTGGGCTGTCAGGACGGCACCATCGCCTTCTTCCAGCTGATCTTCAGCACGGTGCACGGCCTCTATAAGGACCGCTACGCCTACAGGGACAGCATGACGGACGTCATCGTGCAGCACCTCATCACGGAGCAGAAAG TGCGCATCAAGTGTCGTGAGCTTGTGAAGAAGATCGCCATCTACCGCAGCCGACTGGCCATCCAGCTGCCCGAGAAGATCCTGATCTACGAGCTGCTCTCCGACGACTCCGCAGACATGCACTACCGAGTGAAGGAGAAGATCTGCAGACGCTTCGAGTGCAACCTGCTGGTGGTGTGTTCACAACACATCATCCTGTGTCAG gagaaGCGTCTGCAGTGTCTGTCCTTCACTGCGCTCCGGCAGAGGGAGTGGCTGATGGAGTCTCTGATCCGCTACATCAAGGTGATCGGCGGCCCGGCGGGGCGAGAGGGGCTGCTGGTGGGCCTGAAGAACGGAGCG atcctGAAGATCTTCGTGGATAACCCGTTCCCCATCACACTGCTGAAGCAGAACACATCTGTGCGCTGTCTGGACATGAGCTCCAGCCGCAGCCGCCTGGCAGTGGTGGACGAACACAACACCTGCCTGGTGTACGACATACACACCAGAGAGCTGCTGTtccag GAGCCCAATGCTAACAGTGTGGCGTGGAACACTCAGTGTGAGGATATGCTGTGTTTCTCCGGCGGGGGCTTCCTCAACATCAAGGCCTGCAGTTTCCCGGTGCACCAGCAGAAGCTGCAGGGGTTCGTGGTGGGCTACAACGGCTCCAGGATCTTCTGTCTGCACGTGTACTCCATGGCTGCAGTGGAGGTCccgcag tcagcCCCCATGTACCAGTATCTGGAGCGCCGGATGTTCCAGCAGGCCTACAACATCGCCTGTCTGGGTGTGACGGACAGCGACTGGAGGGATCTGGCAACCGAAGCTCTGGAGGGACTGGACTTCCACACCGCCAagaag GCCTTCATCAGGATTCGAGACCTGCGCTATCTGGAGCTCATCAGCAGCATTGAG gagaggAAGAAGCGTGGGGAGACTGATAACCAGCTCTTCCTGGCAGACGTGTTTGCGTATCAGGGAAAGTTCCACGAGGCCGCTAAGCTGTACCGGCGGAGCGGGCAGGACGGCCGGGCGCTCAGCATGTACACAGACCTGCGCATGTTCGACTACGCCAag gatttCCTGGGCTCAGCGGACCCTAAAGACACGAAGCTGCTGATGAAGAAGCAGGCGGACTGGGCGAAGAACAGCAGAGAGCCGAGAGCGGCGGCGGAGATGTACCTGAGTGCAGGAGAACACCTGAAGGCCATCCAGATCATCGGGGAACACGGCTGGGTGGAcat gctgaTAGACGTGGGCCGGCGGCTGGATAAGGCGGAGCGTGCGGCTCTGTCCCGCTGTGCAGTGTTCCTCCAGCAGCTCCAGCAGCACGGATACGCTGCAGAACTCTACAGCAAGATGGGGGACCTGCGCGCGCTGCTGCAGCTGCATGTGCACGCCACACACTGGGAcgag GCCTTCTCTTTAGTGGAGAAACACCCGCAGTTCAGAGATGATGTGTATGTGCCGTACGCTCAGTGGCTGGCGGAACACGACCGCTTCGAGGAGGCGCAgagag cGTTCCACAAAGCGGGCCGGCAGGCGGAGGCGGTGCGTGTGCTGGAGCAGCTTACCCATAATGCAGTGGTGGAGAGCCGCTTCAGCGACGCCTCGTACTACTACTGGATGCTGTCAATGCAGTGCCTGGACATCgccagag AGGACAGTGAGCAAAAGCAGGAGATGCTGAAGAAGTTCCACAGTTTCCAGCATCTGGCGGAGCTTTACCACGTCTATCACTCTGTCCACCGCTAcatg TCTGAGCCGTTCAGCTCCAACATGCCAGAGATCCTGTTCAACATCTCCCGCTTCCTGTTCCACAacctcagcacacacacacccatgggCATCTCCAAAGT AGATACACTCTACGCTCTGGCCAAGCAGAGTAAGCTCCTGGGGGCGTATAAAGTGTCTCGACACGCCTTCGAGAAACTGCAGAGTCTGAAGATCCCGGCCAGATACCAGGACAGTGTGGAGCTCAGCAGCCTGACGGTCCGCTCCAAACCCTACCGCGACaacgag gatctGATCCCGATGTGTTACCGCTGCTCCACCAATAACCCACTGCTCAACAATCAGGGAAACTCCTGCATCAACTGCAGACAGCCCTTCATCTTCTCTGCCTCCTCATACG aggtGCTCCCCCTGGTGGAGTTTTATCTGGATCAGGGCATCAGTGATGAGGAGGCCGTGTCTCTGATTGATCTGGAAGTTCCTCGTGTGGAGAAAAACAAGAGCTGGCAGGAGATGAGCAGCGgcg agtCTCAGTGTCTGAAGCTGGAGGACGGGCCTGATGACCCAGAGGACGACCCATTCACTGCCAAACTCAGCTTTgag cagggGGGCAGTGTGTTTGTGCCGGTGCGGGTCAGTCGTGCAGTGCTGCGCTCTATGTCCAGACGGGATGTGCTGATCAAGCGTTGGCCCGCTCCGCTCAGCTGGCAGTACTACCGCTCACTCCTGCCCGACGTCAGCATCACCATGTGCCCATCCTGCTTCCAG aTGTTCCACAGTGAGGACTATGAGCTGTTGGTTCTTCAGCACAGCTGCTGCCCGTTCTGCCGCAGACCCATCGACGAGTCCTGCTAA
- the ift122 gene encoding intraflagellar transport protein 122 homolog isoform X3 — protein MPARAAPHRALPLHLSIYDLAFRPDGSQLIVAAGNRVLVYDTADGTLIQPLKGHKDTVYCVAYAKDGKRFASGSADKSIIIWTSKLEGILKYTHNDSIQCVSYNPVTHQLASCSSGDFGLWSPEQKSVSKHKVSSKITCCGWTNDGQYLALGMMNGVVSIRNKNGEEKVKIERPGGSSSPVWSIAWNPSKDEHNDILAVADWGQKLSFYQLSGKQIGKDRSLTFDPCCVSFFSKGEYMVLCGSDRQAALYTRDGVRLGSIAEQNAWVWTCRVKPDSNYVVVGCQDGTIAFFQLIFSTVHGLYKDRYAYRDSMTDVIVQHLITEQKVRIKCRELVKKIAIYRSRLAIQLPEKILIYELLSDDSADMHYRVKEKICRRFECNLLVVCSQHIILCQEKRLQCLSFTALRQREWLMESLIRYIKVIGGPAGREGLLVGLKNGAILKIFVDNPFPITLLKQNTSVRCLDMSSSRSRLAVVDEHNTCLVYDIHTRELLFQEPNANSVAWNTQCEDMLCFSGGGFLNIKACSFPVHQQKLQGFVVGYNGSRIFCLHVYSMAAVEVPQSAPMYQYLERRMFQQAYNIACLGVTDSDWRDLATEALEGLDFHTAKKAFIRIRDLRYLELISSIEERKKRGETDNQLFLADVFAYQGKFHEAAKLYRRSGQDGRALSMYTDLRMFDYAKDFLGSADPKDTKLLMKKQADWAKNSREPRAAAEMYLSAGEHLKAIQIIGEHGWVDMLIDVGRRLDKAERAALSRCAVFLQQLQQHGYAAELYSKMGDLRALLQLHVHATHWDEAFSLVEKHPQFRDDVYVPYAQWLAEHDRFEEAQRAFHKAGRQAEAVRVLEQLTHNAVVESRFSDASYYYWMLSMQCLDIAREDSEQKQEMLKKFHSFQHLAELYHVYHSVHRYMSEPFSSNMPEILFNISRFLFHNLSTHTPMGISKVDTLYALAKQSKLLGAYKVSRHAFEKLQSLKIPARYQDSVELSSLTVRSKPYRDNEDLIPMCYRCSTNNPLLNNQGNSCINCRQPFIFSASSYEVLPLVEFYLDQGISDEEAVSLIDLEVPRVEKNKSWQEMSSGESQCLKLEDGPDDPEDDPFTAKLSFEQGGSVFVPVRVSRAVLRSMSRRDVLIKRWPAPLSWQYYRSLLPDVSITMCPSCFQMFHSEDYELLVLQHSCCPFCRRPIDESC, from the exons ATGCCCGCCCGCGCCGCGCCACACCGCGCTCTCCCGCTCCATCTCAG catttATGATCTAGCCTTCAGACCCGACGGCTCTCAGCTCATCGTCGCTGCTGGAAACAGAGTTCTG gtgtATGACACTGCTGATGGGACACTCATCCAGCCACTGAAGGGCCACAAAGACACTGTGTACTGTGTCGCTTACGCCAAAgatg GGAAGCGCTTCGCCTCTGGTTCCGCAGATAAGAGCATCATCATCTGGACCTCAAAGCTGGAGGGAATCCTCAAATACAC gcaCAATGATTCGATCCAGTGCGTCAGCTACAACCCCGTCACACACCAGCTGGCCTCCTGCTCCTCTGGAGACTTTG GGCTGTGGTCTCCGGAGCAGAAGTCTGTGTCCAAACACAAAGTGAGCAGTAAGATCACCTGCTGTGG GTGGACGAATGACGGTCAGTATCTGGCTCTGGGCATGATGAACGGGGTGGTCAGCATCAGGAACAAGAACGGAGAGGAGAAAGTGAAGATCGAGCGTCCGGGAGGCTCTTCATCACCCGTCTGGTCCATCGCCTGGAACCCCTCCAA ggatGAGCACAATGATATCCTGGCGGTTGCAGACTGGGGACAGAAGCTCTCCTTCTACCAGCTGAGTGGGAAACAG ATTGGGAAGGACCGGTCGCTGACCTTTGACCCCTGCTGCGTCAGCTTCTTCTCTAAGGGTGAGTATATGGTGCTGTGCGGCTCCGACAGGCAGGCGGCGCTCTACACTCGAGACGGGGTCCGACTGGGCAGCATCGCGGAGCAGAACGCCTGGGTCTGGACCTGCCGGGTCAAGCCCGACTCCAACTATGTG GTGGTGGGCTGTCAGGACGGCACCATCGCCTTCTTCCAGCTGATCTTCAGCACGGTGCACGGCCTCTATAAGGACCGCTACGCCTACAGGGACAGCATGACGGACGTCATCGTGCAGCACCTCATCACGGAGCAGAAAG TGCGCATCAAGTGTCGTGAGCTTGTGAAGAAGATCGCCATCTACCGCAGCCGACTGGCCATCCAGCTGCCCGAGAAGATCCTGATCTACGAGCTGCTCTCCGACGACTCCGCAGACATGCACTACCGAGTGAAGGAGAAGATCTGCAGACGCTTCGAGTGCAACCTGCTGGTGGTGTGTTCACAACACATCATCCTGTGTCAG gagaaGCGTCTGCAGTGTCTGTCCTTCACTGCGCTCCGGCAGAGGGAGTGGCTGATGGAGTCTCTGATCCGCTACATCAAGGTGATCGGCGGCCCGGCGGGGCGAGAGGGGCTGCTGGTGGGCCTGAAGAACGGAGCG atcctGAAGATCTTCGTGGATAACCCGTTCCCCATCACACTGCTGAAGCAGAACACATCTGTGCGCTGTCTGGACATGAGCTCCAGCCGCAGCCGCCTGGCAGTGGTGGACGAACACAACACCTGCCTGGTGTACGACATACACACCAGAGAGCTGCTGTtccag GAGCCCAATGCTAACAGTGTGGCGTGGAACACTCAGTGTGAGGATATGCTGTGTTTCTCCGGCGGGGGCTTCCTCAACATCAAGGCCTGCAGTTTCCCGGTGCACCAGCAGAAGCTGCAGGGGTTCGTGGTGGGCTACAACGGCTCCAGGATCTTCTGTCTGCACGTGTACTCCATGGCTGCAGTGGAGGTCccgcag tcagcCCCCATGTACCAGTATCTGGAGCGCCGGATGTTCCAGCAGGCCTACAACATCGCCTGTCTGGGTGTGACGGACAGCGACTGGAGGGATCTGGCAACCGAAGCTCTGGAGGGACTGGACTTCCACACCGCCAagaag GCCTTCATCAGGATTCGAGACCTGCGCTATCTGGAGCTCATCAGCAGCATTGAG gagaggAAGAAGCGTGGGGAGACTGATAACCAGCTCTTCCTGGCAGACGTGTTTGCGTATCAGGGAAAGTTCCACGAGGCCGCTAAGCTGTACCGGCGGAGCGGGCAGGACGGCCGGGCGCTCAGCATGTACACAGACCTGCGCATGTTCGACTACGCCAag gatttCCTGGGCTCAGCGGACCCTAAAGACACGAAGCTGCTGATGAAGAAGCAGGCGGACTGGGCGAAGAACAGCAGAGAGCCGAGAGCGGCGGCGGAGATGTACCTGAGTGCAGGAGAACACCTGAAGGCCATCCAGATCATCGGGGAACACGGCTGGGTGGAcat gctgaTAGACGTGGGCCGGCGGCTGGATAAGGCGGAGCGTGCGGCTCTGTCCCGCTGTGCAGTGTTCCTCCAGCAGCTCCAGCAGCACGGATACGCTGCAGAACTCTACAGCAAGATGGGGGACCTGCGCGCGCTGCTGCAGCTGCATGTGCACGCCACACACTGGGAcgag GCCTTCTCTTTAGTGGAGAAACACCCGCAGTTCAGAGATGATGTGTATGTGCCGTACGCTCAGTGGCTGGCGGAACACGACCGCTTCGAGGAGGCGCAgagag cGTTCCACAAAGCGGGCCGGCAGGCGGAGGCGGTGCGTGTGCTGGAGCAGCTTACCCATAATGCAGTGGTGGAGAGCCGCTTCAGCGACGCCTCGTACTACTACTGGATGCTGTCAATGCAGTGCCTGGACATCgccagag AGGACAGTGAGCAAAAGCAGGAGATGCTGAAGAAGTTCCACAGTTTCCAGCATCTGGCGGAGCTTTACCACGTCTATCACTCTGTCCACCGCTAcatg TCTGAGCCGTTCAGCTCCAACATGCCAGAGATCCTGTTCAACATCTCCCGCTTCCTGTTCCACAacctcagcacacacacacccatgggCATCTCCAAAGT AGATACACTCTACGCTCTGGCCAAGCAGAGTAAGCTCCTGGGGGCGTATAAAGTGTCTCGACACGCCTTCGAGAAACTGCAGAGTCTGAAGATCCCGGCCAGATACCAGGACAGTGTGGAGCTCAGCAGCCTGACGGTCCGCTCCAAACCCTACCGCGACaacgag gatctGATCCCGATGTGTTACCGCTGCTCCACCAATAACCCACTGCTCAACAATCAGGGAAACTCCTGCATCAACTGCAGACAGCCCTTCATCTTCTCTGCCTCCTCATACG aggtGCTCCCCCTGGTGGAGTTTTATCTGGATCAGGGCATCAGTGATGAGGAGGCCGTGTCTCTGATTGATCTGGAAGTTCCTCGTGTGGAGAAAAACAAGAGCTGGCAGGAGATGAGCAGCGgcg agtCTCAGTGTCTGAAGCTGGAGGACGGGCCTGATGACCCAGAGGACGACCCATTCACTGCCAAACTCAGCTTTgag cagggGGGCAGTGTGTTTGTGCCGGTGCGGGTCAGTCGTGCAGTGCTGCGCTCTATGTCCAGACGGGATGTGCTGATCAAGCGTTGGCCCGCTCCGCTCAGCTGGCAGTACTACCGCTCACTCCTGCCCGACGTCAGCATCACCATGTGCCCATCCTGCTTCCAG aTGTTCCACAGTGAGGACTATGAGCTGTTGGTTCTTCAGCACAGCTGCTGCCCGTTCTGCCGCAGACCCATCGACGAGTCCTGCTAA